The following are encoded together in the Armatimonadota bacterium genome:
- a CDS encoding Hsp20/alpha crystallin family protein, with protein sequence MRFGDVLELQEQFDRVFRDAIAAGKSRPAAPSFAPPTDVTRTADEYIVRCDVPGVTAESVRVVADEGVLRVAGKRQPPVGRLLRSERKAGSFARVIPLPSDADVSKVSASLKQGVLTVKVGRLEARPKGPVEVPIRVENG encoded by the coding sequence ATGCGCTTCGGTGATGTGCTGGAATTGCAGGAGCAATTCGACCGGGTTTTCCGGGACGCTATCGCGGCAGGCAAGTCGCGGCCGGCGGCCCCGTCATTCGCGCCGCCGACCGACGTCACGCGGACGGCTGACGAGTATATCGTCCGGTGCGACGTCCCCGGAGTGACCGCGGAGAGCGTGCGCGTGGTGGCTGACGAGGGCGTGCTGAGGGTGGCGGGTAAGAGGCAACCGCCTGTGGGCAGGCTGCTCAGGTCAGAGCGGAAGGCCGGGTCCTTCGCGAGGGTCATTCCGCTGCCCTCGGATGCGGATGTGTCGAAGGTGTCCGCGAGTCTGAAACAGGGCGTGCTCACGGTGAAGGTGGGGCGTCTGGAGGCAAGGCCGAAGGGGCCGGTGGAGGTTCCAATCCGGGTCGAGAACGGGTAG
- a CDS encoding uroporphyrinogen decarboxylase family protein has protein sequence MKPLEMFHATLRGEKTPRLLAMPIFMIYAAQLEGESYADYVQDYRVLVRCQLRLVEEFGIDCVSCCSDPVRETADCGAELLYLDDGPPRAVSYVLEDKATLAHLKRPNPLGGGRMHDRVKACELFREKVGGEVPVLGWIEGPMAEAADLRDMSALMMDFYDDPGFVEDLFDWITEMEIEFALAQIDAGADFIGLGDAAASLVSADLYAEYILPREQRIIQAIRDAGAVTRLHICGRTTQLLPHFAATGAEIVELDAPTDITHARELIGPDVVLMGNFDPVRELYRSTPEKVLEACAESHRVLGDPYILAAGCEVPPGTPRENIEAMFEYARWGRRD, from the coding sequence GTGAAACCCCTGGAGATGTTCCACGCCACACTGCGGGGCGAGAAGACCCCGCGCCTGCTTGCCATGCCCATTTTCATGATCTACGCGGCTCAGCTCGAGGGCGAAAGCTACGCGGACTACGTGCAGGACTACCGTGTCCTCGTGCGGTGCCAGTTGCGCCTGGTGGAGGAGTTCGGGATCGACTGCGTGTCCTGCTGCTCCGACCCGGTACGGGAAACGGCGGATTGCGGCGCGGAACTGCTCTACCTGGACGACGGGCCGCCGCGTGCGGTGAGCTACGTGCTGGAGGACAAGGCGACCCTCGCCCACCTGAAGCGCCCGAATCCGCTGGGTGGGGGACGAATGCACGACCGCGTGAAAGCCTGTGAACTGTTCCGGGAAAAGGTGGGCGGCGAGGTGCCGGTTCTGGGGTGGATCGAAGGACCGATGGCGGAAGCGGCGGACTTGCGGGACATGTCGGCGCTGATGATGGACTTCTATGATGACCCGGGCTTCGTGGAGGACCTGTTCGACTGGATTACGGAGATGGAGATCGAGTTCGCGCTGGCCCAGATTGATGCGGGCGCGGACTTCATCGGGCTGGGAGACGCCGCGGCGTCGCTGGTGTCGGCGGACCTGTACGCCGAGTACATCCTGCCGCGGGAGCAGCGGATCATACAGGCGATCCGGGATGCGGGGGCGGTGACGCGGTTGCACATCTGCGGTCGGACGACCCAACTGCTGCCCCATTTCGCAGCAACGGGGGCGGAGATTGTGGAGCTTGACGCGCCTACGGATATAACCCACGCGCGGGAGCTGATCGGACCGGATGTGGTGCTGATGGGTAACTTCGACCCGGTGAGGGAATTGTACCGGTCAACGCCGGAGAAGGTGCTGGAGGCGTGCGCGGAGAGCCACCGAGTGCTTGGAGACCCGTACATTCTGGCGGCAGGATGTGAGGTTCCGCCTGGTACACCGAGAGAGAATATCGAGGCGATGTTTGAGTATGCGCGCTGGGGGAGGCGGGACTAA
- the dnaJ gene encoding molecular chaperone DnaJ, producing MDATVDFYELLGVRRDASPDEIKKAYRKLARKYHPDVNPGDKAAEEKYKQISQAFEVLNDPEKRRKYDQFGTAWQQAQQSGQWQGGDVRDFVYTNFGAGTFEEIFGSIFGDFGRSSGRQRARVQPQPQRGANIAHELTLTFAEAVRGTQKELNLSIADVCPECGGVGGKTQTCPTCGGTGQSARSGIFGMAGACPHCQGTGEMVVSQCPKCRGGGEVLRERQIKVKVPPGVKTGSKIRLAGEGGRGINGGPNGDLILQIKVQEHPFFQRVGDDVEVEVPISFTEAALGAKISVPTVDGQVSLKIPPGTKSGQKFRLRGQGPQIPGSRNRADQFVRVAIVPPRRLSKEQRELLEELERVTDEDPRADLPTTLK from the coding sequence ATGGACGCGACAGTAGATTTCTACGAATTGCTTGGCGTGCGGCGAGATGCGTCTCCGGATGAAATCAAGAAGGCGTACCGCAAGCTCGCGCGCAAGTATCACCCCGACGTGAACCCGGGGGACAAGGCGGCTGAAGAAAAGTACAAGCAGATCAGCCAGGCCTTCGAGGTGCTCAACGACCCGGAAAAGCGGAGGAAGTATGATCAGTTCGGGACCGCCTGGCAACAGGCCCAGCAAAGCGGGCAGTGGCAGGGCGGCGACGTCCGGGACTTTGTGTACACCAACTTCGGAGCGGGGACATTCGAGGAGATTTTCGGCAGTATTTTCGGGGATTTCGGGCGGTCGTCGGGAAGGCAAAGAGCGCGGGTGCAGCCCCAGCCGCAACGTGGCGCGAACATTGCGCACGAGCTGACGCTGACCTTCGCCGAAGCCGTACGCGGAACCCAGAAAGAGCTCAACCTGAGCATCGCGGACGTCTGCCCCGAGTGCGGCGGTGTCGGCGGGAAGACCCAGACCTGCCCCACCTGTGGCGGCACGGGGCAGAGCGCGCGCAGCGGGATCTTCGGCATGGCGGGGGCCTGCCCGCACTGCCAGGGAACCGGAGAAATGGTCGTATCTCAGTGCCCGAAATGTCGGGGCGGCGGTGAGGTCCTGCGGGAGCGGCAGATCAAGGTGAAGGTGCCGCCCGGGGTCAAGACCGGGAGCAAGATCCGGCTGGCCGGCGAGGGTGGCCGCGGCATCAATGGCGGCCCAAATGGCGACCTGATCCTCCAAATCAAGGTGCAGGAACACCCGTTCTTCCAACGCGTGGGGGATGATGTGGAGGTCGAGGTCCCGATATCCTTCACGGAGGCGGCCCTGGGTGCCAAGATCAGTGTGCCCACGGTTGACGGCCAGGTGAGTCTGAAGATCCCACCCGGGACCAAGAGCGGTCAGAAGTTCCGGCTGCGCGGACAGGGACCCCAGATACCTGGAAGCCGCAATCGCGCCGACCAGTTCGTCCGCGTGGCCATCGTCCCTCCGCGGCGCCTGAGCAAGGAGCAGCGGGAGCTTCTGGAGGAACTGGAGCGGGTGACGGATGAGGATCCGCGGGCGGACCTGCCGACGACTTTGAAGTGA
- the dnaK gene encoding molecular chaperone DnaK gives MAKAVGIDLGTTNSCVAVVEAGEPTVIVNSDGGRTTPSVVSFSKTGERLVGQTAKRQAILNPERTISSIKRVMGTRHTTTIDGKDYTPEQISAMILSKIKADAEAYLGEPVKQAVITVPAYFNDTQRTATKQAGEIAGLEVLRIINEPTAAALAYGWKTTEKKEATIMVYDLGGGTFDVSILDIEVGTDERDAYQVLATSGDTHLGGDDFDQRIIDYVAEEFKKENGVDLRKDRQALQRLKEAAEKAKCELSSQVTTSISLPFITSVDGEGPKHLEMTLTRAKLEELIGDLVQKTQVSVEDAMKEAGLKYGEVDEVILVGGSTRIPMVQEMVRKLTGKEPKKGINPDEVVAVGAAIQAAVLSGDETQDIVLMDVTPLTLGVETLGDVMDPVIQRNTNIPTRETRTYSTASDMQTTVEVHVLQGERPRASQNKSLGRFHLTGIPPAPRGMPKIEVTFDIDANGILNVSAQDKATGKQQSITITGSGQLSDEEVKRMVQEAEAHAAEDKKFKELADARNQGDQVAYQLEKTLNELGDKVAESDRTAIKEKIEALRESVKGEDAAAIRAAIDAVNQEFSQVSQRMYEQASSAGPAPEPGPAATGAPHASSVGDDVIEGEFEAEDK, from the coding sequence ATGGCAAAAGCGGTGGGAATTGACCTAGGCACGACGAACTCCTGTGTCGCGGTTGTGGAAGCGGGGGAGCCCACTGTCATCGTGAACTCCGATGGCGGCCGCACCACCCCGTCGGTGGTTTCGTTCTCGAAGACCGGGGAGCGCCTTGTTGGCCAGACGGCCAAGCGTCAGGCGATCCTCAACCCGGAGCGCACCATCAGCTCGATCAAGCGCGTGATGGGCACCCGTCACACGACCACGATTGACGGCAAGGATTATACGCCCGAGCAGATTTCGGCGATGATCCTGTCCAAGATCAAGGCAGACGCCGAGGCGTACCTGGGCGAGCCGGTAAAGCAAGCGGTCATTACGGTGCCCGCATATTTCAACGATACTCAGCGCACCGCCACCAAACAAGCGGGGGAGATCGCCGGGCTCGAAGTACTGCGCATCATCAACGAGCCGACGGCGGCGGCGTTGGCATACGGCTGGAAGACCACGGAGAAGAAGGAAGCCACGATTATGGTCTATGACCTGGGTGGCGGGACTTTCGACGTCTCAATCCTGGACATCGAAGTTGGCACTGATGAGCGCGATGCGTACCAGGTGCTTGCCACGTCGGGGGACACCCACCTGGGCGGGGATGATTTCGACCAGCGGATCATCGATTACGTGGCGGAGGAGTTCAAGAAGGAGAACGGCGTTGACCTGCGCAAGGACCGGCAGGCGCTCCAGCGGCTGAAGGAAGCGGCGGAGAAGGCCAAGTGCGAGTTGTCCTCGCAGGTGACCACCTCCATCAGCCTGCCCTTCATCACTTCTGTGGATGGTGAGGGCCCGAAGCACCTGGAGATGACCCTGACTCGGGCGAAGCTCGAGGAGTTGATCGGCGACCTGGTGCAGAAGACCCAGGTGTCGGTTGAGGACGCCATGAAGGAAGCGGGCTTGAAGTACGGCGAGGTGGATGAGGTCATTCTCGTGGGCGGATCGACCCGCATCCCGATGGTGCAGGAGATGGTCCGCAAGCTCACCGGAAAGGAGCCGAAGAAGGGCATCAATCCGGACGAGGTTGTGGCGGTTGGCGCTGCGATCCAGGCGGCAGTGCTTTCGGGTGACGAGACCCAGGACATCGTTCTGATGGACGTTACCCCGCTGACGCTGGGAGTGGAGACGCTGGGCGACGTCATGGACCCGGTGATCCAGCGCAACACCAATATTCCGACCCGGGAGACCCGCACCTACAGTACCGCAAGCGACATGCAGACCACGGTTGAGGTGCACGTGCTGCAAGGCGAGCGTCCGCGGGCCAGCCAGAACAAGTCTCTGGGTCGGTTCCACCTCACGGGCATCCCACCCGCTCCGCGGGGCATGCCGAAGATCGAGGTCACCTTCGACATCGACGCCAACGGCATCCTGAACGTGTCGGCCCAGGACAAGGCCACAGGCAAGCAGCAGTCGATCACCATTACCGGCTCGGGCCAGCTGTCAGACGAAGAAGTGAAGAGGATGGTGCAGGAGGCCGAGGCCCACGCGGCTGAGGACAAGAAGTTCAAAGAACTGGCAGACGCCCGCAACCAGGGCGACCAGGTTGCCTACCAGCTGGAGAAGACGCTGAATGAGCTTGGGGACAAGGTTGCCGAGTCCGACCGGACCGCGATCAAGGAGAAGATCGAGGCCCTGCGCGAGAGTGTGAAAGGTGAGGACGCGGCGGCGATCCGGGCGGCTATCGATGCGGTGAACCAGGAGTTCTCGCAAGTGTCCCAGCGGATGTATGAGCAGGCCAGCAGCGCCGGACCCGCGCCTGAGCCGGGACCTGCGGCAACAGGGGCGCCTCATGCGTCTTCAGTGGGTGACGACGTGATCGAGGGCGAGTTCGAGGCGGAAGACAAGTAG
- a CDS encoding Hsp20/alpha crystallin family protein, translating into MAYLDRRYEDIARLRVRLRSLLDEAFPVQPAPVGRRWTPPADIRATEDGIVVELEVCGMTRESINVVLDGNVLTIDGMRERDGEGEQFLVAERPAGRFSRSFSLAFEPSEVNAALEAGVLTVVARR; encoded by the coding sequence GTGGCCTATCTGGATCGGCGATATGAGGACATTGCCCGGCTGCGAGTTCGGCTGCGATCCCTACTGGACGAGGCCTTCCCGGTCCAGCCTGCTCCGGTTGGCCGGCGGTGGACGCCGCCAGCGGACATCCGCGCCACCGAAGATGGCATCGTGGTGGAGCTTGAGGTCTGCGGAATGACCCGGGAGAGCATCAATGTGGTGCTCGACGGCAACGTGTTGACGATTGACGGCATGCGGGAACGCGACGGTGAGGGCGAGCAGTTTCTGGTGGCTGAGCGGCCGGCGGGGAGGTTTTCCAGGTCCTTCAGCCTGGCCTTCGAGCCTTCAGAGGTCAATGCGGCCCTGGAGGCGGGCGTGCTGACAGTGGTGGCGCGGCGGTGA